In Zingiber officinale cultivar Zhangliang chromosome 1A, Zo_v1.1, whole genome shotgun sequence, the DNA window TTATTCTGTCTTGTGGTTCGTGATTAGCCTTACCAAATAAACAATAGACAAACCAACATTTTAAAGCAGCAGATTTAGAAAGGAATCGACTATTGGATTGCATGACCTCGAGTAATTGATGGAGGCAAAATCGCTATGCTTTTAACATGATCTGAAAATAGCATATTGAATAGTTGCTATGCAGGAGTAACTCGAATATCAACTCTACAGCATCGACCATTGACCTGGAATCCTAATCTTCCAAATCATTCAATACAATGAAGTACCCATCTTGATCAAACTCTCTACTTTgagtattataaaaaaaaatgaagttgAAACCCCCAgaacagcaaaaaaaaaaaaactacacagGGAGGCGAACAACGATAccgtgagggttcctttgcaatGATTGCACTTAAGCAGGACTTATGGAAGACGATTTCGTCGGCGGTGAGCTGATCCACGAGGTAGACAGTCTTGTCACAGGCCTTGCATTTTGTTGCATGCTGGTGCATTTGTCCACCACGATGTGCTTCAGCGTCTCCACCATGAAGAAGGCGGCGGTGTTGTCGAGCCCGGTGGTGGGCTCGTCGAGGAAGAGGGCGTGAGATGAGGTTTGTTCGGTGAAGAGGAGTTCGGAGGAGAGGTTCGCGGAGGGGTTCGCCGGAGAGGATTTGGATGGAGAGGGCGTGAGATGAGGTTTGTGTGAGAGGGTTCTGGAGGAGATTGAAGATCGTGTGAGAGGGGTTCGGGGTATTCGGGAGATAAGTGGGTGCCGAGTGAAATCTAGGGTTTTTCTACTTTTTATCCAATGATTCATATCATCCCAAATTTAGATGAGAACTTGacaatagacaacgttttttaaaaattattgtcgtACACACTAAAAAAAtgttaatagacaacgcttttaagaAAACGTTGTCTTTGACCTACAAAAATCagtaatagacaacggtttttaaaaaaacattgtctattagtaagaaaataaagagatagacaacgcttttcactaaaagcgttgtaaaaagaaaaaagacaacgctttttaaaaaaaaacgttgtctttcaAGTGTTGttaaatcccaattttcttgtagtgaatgctTACCTCAACTTCACGACTAGGGCACGATTTGTTGTTGCCGACGAATAGAGGAGAAGATTCGGAAGAAGGCAGTGGTCGTTACCTGACCCAATCAGTCGACGCTGGCCAGATCCAACGTCGGTGCCCTTGATTCCCTTTCGACAGCAGGCGAGATCGATGGATCGAGGGTTCGTCGCTGCTGTTTGCCGAGACCAGAGGAGAAGGAAAGGTTGAAAAACGGAACAGTATCCCCTCCTCCTTAATGCTCCAGGATCCCTCCTCGCCGATGCCtccgagagaagaagaaggagaagatcgCCGATGGTCGCGGTAGGCGTCGGCGTCGGGGAGGTCgcgcgagagagaaa includes these proteins:
- the LOC121997127 gene encoding uncharacterized protein LOC121997127, translated to MVPSESDEERLLRRSHKGLGDRFHSAPTYLPNTPNPSHTIFNLLQNPLTQTSSHALSIQILSGEPLREPLLRTPLHRTNLISRPLPRRAHHRARQHRRLLHGGDAEAHRGGQMHQHATKCKACDKTVYLVDQLTADEIVFHKSCLSAIIAKEPSR